The following proteins come from a genomic window of Bos mutus isolate GX-2022 chromosome 21, NWIPB_WYAK_1.1, whole genome shotgun sequence:
- the SERPINA10 gene encoding protein Z-dependent protease inhibitor, with protein MWAVLSLPLACLLAQAWLVPGSTLASHSPEAQAGLETLLTPTAQNKTSQTSERQWAPEEEEEREEDSPWLLAEGQQLSREASNLGFSLLRKISLKHDGNVVFSPLGLAWAMAALTLGARGHSRAQLEDLLLQAWNQTWPVVNQTRPPRLPALFKQLQESLSHNPELGLAQGSFAFIHKDFDIRETFLNLSKRYFDMECVTVDFHNTSQAKRLINHYMNQETQGKLPKLFDEINPDTKLILVDYILFKGKWLIPFDPALTEMDTFYLDKYKVVKVPMMYRSGKFASTFDKKFRCHVLKLPYRGNASMLVVLMERIGDHLTLEDYLTTDLVDTWLRNMKTRKMEVFFPKFKLDQKYKMHELLKQMGVRKIFLPWADLSDLMVTERNLKVSKVLQRATIEVDEEGTEAMAGTLLEITAYYMPPIIRVNRPFLFIIYEETSRTVLFLGRVVDPTLL; from the exons ATGTGGGCGGTGCTGAGCCTCCCGCTGGCCTGCCTCCTGGCCCAGGCATGGCTGGTGCCCGGTTCTACCCTTGCTTCCCACTCGCCAGAGGCCCAGGCGGGGTTGGAGACTCTGCTGACCCCCACGGCCCAAAACAAGACCAGCCAGACCAGCGAGAGACAGTGGgctccagaggaggaggaggagagggaggaagactCCCCCTGGCTGTTGGCCGAGGGGCAGCAGCTCTCCAGGGAGGCCTCCAACTTGGGGTTCAGCCTGCTACGTAAGATCTCCCTGAAGCATGATGGCAACGTGGTCTTCTCCCCACTCGGCCTGGCCTGGGCCATGGCTGCCTTGACTCTGGGGGCCAGGGGGCACAGCAGAGCCCAGCTGGAGGATCTCCTCTTGCAGGCCTGGAACCAGACCTGGCCCGTGGTGAACCAGACCCGACCACCGCGCCTGCCTGCCCTCTTCAAGCAGCTACAAGAGAGCCTCTCCCATAATCCAGAGCTGGGCCTGGCCCAGGGGAGTTTCGCCTTCATCCACAAGGACTTTGACATCAGAGAGACCTTCCTCAATCTCTCCAAGAGGTATTTCGATATGGAGTGTGTGACTGTGGATTTTCACAACACTTCCCAGGCCAAAAGGCTCATAAATCATTACATGAACCAAGAGACGCAGGGGAAACTTCCCAAACTCTTTGATGAGATTAATCCTGACACCAAATTAATTCTTGTGGATTACATCTTGTTCAAAG GGAAATGGCTGATCCCTTTTGACCCTGCTCTTACTGAAATGGACACTTTCTACCTGGACAAGTACAAGGTGGTCAAGGTGCCCATGATGTACAGGTCAGGCAAGTTTGCCTCCACTTTTGATAAGAAGTTTCGTTGCCATGTCCTCAAGCTGCCCTACCGAGGAAATGCCTCCATGCTGGTGGTCCTCATGGAGAGGATAGGTGACCATCTCACCCTTGAAGACTACTTGACCACAGACCTGGTGGACACGTGGCTCAGGAACATGAAAACCAG AAAAATGGAAGTTTTCTTTCCAAAGTTCAAGTTAGACCAGAAGTATAAGATGCATGAGCTGCTTAAACAGATGGGAGTCCGAAAAATCTTCTTACCCTGGGCTGACCTAAGTGATCTCATGGTTactgaaagaaatctgaaagttTCCAAG GTTTTACAAAGAGCCACGATTGAGGTGGATGAAGAAGGCACAGAGGCAATGGCAGGAACCCTGTTAGAAATCACTGCTTATTACAtgcctcccatcatcagagtgaACCGGCCATTTCTCTTCATCATCTATGAAGAAACCTCCAGAACCGTGCTGTTTCTGGGTCGGGTGGTGGATCCGACCCTCCTGTGA
- the SERPINA6 gene encoding corticosteroid-binding globulin, whose translation MLPTLYTCLLWLSTSGLWTVQAKGSDTDMSTRNPHRDLAPNNVDFAFTLYKHLVASAPGKNVFISPVSISTALAMLSLGARGYTREQLLQGLGFNLTEMSEAEIHRAFRHLHHLLRESNTTLDMTMGNALFLDHSLELLESFSADTKHYYELEALTTDFQDWAGASRQINEYIKNKTQGNIVDLFSESDSSATLILVNYIFFKGMWAHSFDLESTREENFHVNEATTVQVPMMFQSNTIKYLNDSVLPCQLVQLDYTGNETVFFVLPVKGKMDSVITALSRDTIQRWSKSLTMSQVDLYIPKISISGAYDLGGIMGDMGIADLLSNRTHFSGITQEALPKVSKVVHKAALQVDEKGLEADAPTRVSLSAAPRPLTLRFNRPFIIMIFDDFTWSSLFLGKVVNPT comes from the exons ATGCTACCCACCCTGTACACCTGTCTCCTCTGGCTGTCTACCAGTGGGCTCTGGACCGTCCAGGCTAAGGGCTCTGACACTGACATGAGCACAAGGAACCCTCACCGGGACTTGGCTCCAAACAATGTTGACTTTGCCTTTACCCTGTATAAGCACCTAGTGGCCTCAGCTCCCGGCAAGAATGTCTTCATCTCCCCTGTGAGCATCTCCACGGCCTTAGCTATGCTGTCCCTGGGCGCCAGAGGCTACACACGGGAGCAGCTTCTCCAAGGCCTGGGCTTCAACCTTACTGAGATGTCCGAAGCTGAGATCCACCGGGCCTTCCGGCATCTCCACCACCTCCTCAGGGAGTCAAACACCACCTTGGACATGACCATGGGCAATGCCTTGTTCCTTGACCACAGCCTGGAGCTTCTGGAGTCATTCTCAGCAGACACCAAGCACTACTACGAGCTGGAGGCCTTGACCACAGATTTTCAGGACTGGGCAGGAGCCAGCAGACAAATCAACGAGTATATCAAGAATAAGACACAAGGGAACATTGTGGACTTGTTCTCGGAGTCAGACAGCTCAGCCACACTCATCCTGGTCAACTACATCTTTTTTAAAG GCATGTGGGCGCACTCCTTCGACCTGGAAAGCACCAGAGAAGAAAACTTCCATGTGAACGAGGCAACCACGGTGCAGGTGCCCATGATGTTCCAGTCGAACACCATCAAGTACCTGAACGACTCGGTGCTCCCCTGCCAGCTGGTACAGCTGGACTATACAGGCAATGAGACTGTCTTCTTCGTGCTCCCAGTCAAGGGGAAGATGGACTCGGTCATCACCGCGCTGAGCCGGGACACCATTCAGAGGTGGTCCAAGTCCCTAACCATGAG CCAGGTGGACCTGTACATCCCAAAGATCTCCATCTCTGGAGCCTACGACCTTGGGGGCATCATGGGGGACATGGGCATTGCAGACTTGCTCAGCAACCGGACACATTTCTCAGGCATCACCCAAGAGGCCCTGCCGAAGGTGTCAAAG GTGGTCCATAAGGCAGCACTGCAGGTCGATGAGAAGGGCTTGGAGGCAGATGCCCCGACCCGGGTCAGCCTGAGCGCAGCGCCCAGGCCGCTCACCCTCCGCTTCAACCGGCCCTTCATCATCATGATCTTCGACGACTTCACGTGGAGCAGCCTCTTCCTGGGCAAGGTTGTGAATCCGACCTAA